Proteins from one Shewanella pealeana ATCC 700345 genomic window:
- a CDS encoding Hsp20 family protein gives MRNYDLTPLYRSAIGFDRLAQLAEHAASNKGNSGYPPYNIELINEHRYRITMAVAGFSMDELDITSEGDKLLVKGTKVDSSDERKYLYQGIAERGFERTFQLADYVTVIRADLENGLLNIDLKREIPEAMKPRKIEIGSTRILDAE, from the coding sequence ATGAGAAATTATGACCTAACACCACTATACCGTAGCGCTATTGGATTTGACCGTTTAGCACAACTTGCTGAGCATGCAGCGTCGAATAAAGGCAATTCTGGTTACCCTCCATACAACATCGAACTCATTAATGAACATCGCTACCGTATTACTATGGCCGTAGCTGGGTTTTCGATGGATGAATTGGATATCACTAGCGAAGGCGACAAGTTGTTAGTTAAAGGCACCAAAGTAGACTCAAGTGATGAGCGCAAATATCTCTATCAAGGGATTGCCGAGCGTGGATTTGAGCGTACTTTCCAGCTTGCGGACTACGTGACTGTGATTCGTGCGGATCTAGAGAATGGCTTGCTTAATATCGATCTGAAGCGAGAAATTCCAGAAGCGATGAAACCAAGAAAGATTGAAATTGGTAGCACAAGAATACTTGATGCAGAGTAA
- a CDS encoding acetolactate synthase 3 large subunit, with protein MEKLSGASMVVRSLIDEGVKHIFGYPGGSVLDIYDALHEKSKIEHILVRHEQAAVHMADGYARATGEVGVVLVTSGPGATNTITGIATAYMDSIPLVVISGQVPSNLIGNDAFQECDMIGISRPVVKHSFLVTDPRDIPAIIKKAFYIASSGRPGPVVVDVPKDCMNPAILHDYQYPEDISMRSYNPTTSGHKGQVRRGLQALLQAKKPVLYVGGGAVISGCDAQILALSEKLGIPVVSTLMGLGAFPGTHKNSVGMLGMHGCYEANMTMHNSDLIFGIGVRFDDRTTNNVDKYCPNAKILHIDIDPSSISKTIRVDIPIVGSAEKILDDMLKQIEANDYGITDPAANDEWWSDIAQWRAVDSLKYSTNDKKIKPQQVIEAIHKLTNGDAYVASDVGQHQMFAALYYPFNKPRRWINSGGLGTMGFGLPAALGVKLAKPDETVICVTGDGSIQMNIQELSTALQYDIPVIIVNLNNHFLGMVKQWQDMIYAGRHSQSYMDSVPDFAKISEAYGHVGMTISNPAELEAGLKKALSMKDKLVFMDIHVDETEHVHPMQIRGGAMNEMWLSKTEKS; from the coding sequence ATGGAGAAGTTATCTGGCGCCAGCATGGTTGTCCGTTCTCTTATCGATGAAGGTGTTAAACATATTTTTGGCTATCCAGGCGGTTCCGTACTGGATATCTATGATGCCCTACACGAAAAATCAAAGATCGAGCATATCCTAGTCCGTCACGAACAAGCCGCCGTTCACATGGCCGATGGCTACGCTCGTGCGACAGGTGAAGTAGGTGTTGTACTGGTTACCTCAGGTCCCGGTGCAACTAATACCATCACAGGTATCGCTACTGCCTATATGGACTCGATTCCTTTGGTGGTTATTTCAGGGCAGGTTCCAAGCAATCTAATTGGTAATGATGCATTCCAAGAATGCGACATGATCGGTATTTCTAGACCCGTCGTTAAGCACAGCTTCTTAGTGACAGATCCTAGAGATATTCCAGCCATCATCAAGAAAGCCTTCTATATCGCCTCGAGTGGCCGACCAGGGCCAGTTGTTGTCGATGTGCCAAAAGACTGTATGAACCCAGCGATATTACACGATTACCAATATCCTGAAGATATCAGCATGCGCTCATATAACCCGACGACTTCAGGCCATAAGGGCCAAGTTCGTCGCGGTCTACAGGCACTGTTACAAGCAAAGAAGCCGGTACTTTATGTCGGTGGTGGCGCGGTTATATCAGGCTGCGACGCACAAATTTTAGCGCTATCTGAAAAGCTTGGGATCCCTGTTGTCAGTACACTAATGGGCTTAGGCGCCTTTCCTGGCACCCACAAAAACAGTGTTGGCATGTTAGGCATGCATGGCTGCTACGAAGCCAACATGACCATGCATAATAGTGACCTTATTTTCGGCATTGGCGTACGATTTGATGATCGTACTACCAATAATGTCGACAAATACTGCCCTAACGCTAAAATCTTGCATATTGATATCGACCCTTCTTCTATCTCAAAGACGATTCGAGTCGATATTCCAATTGTTGGCTCTGCAGAAAAAATCTTAGACGATATGCTTAAGCAGATTGAAGCAAACGATTATGGCATCACAGATCCTGCTGCAAATGATGAGTGGTGGAGTGATATTGCCCAGTGGCGCGCCGTTGATAGCCTAAAATACTCCACTAATGACAAGAAAATTAAACCACAACAGGTCATAGAAGCCATACATAAACTCACCAATGGTGATGCCTACGTGGCATCCGATGTGGGTCAGCACCAGATGTTCGCTGCACTCTATTACCCGTTCAATAAACCACGCCGTTGGATCAACTCTGGTGGTCTAGGCACCATGGGCTTTGGATTACCTGCAGCGTTAGGCGTCAAGCTTGCAAAACCCGATGAGACGGTCATCTGTGTAACCGGTGATGGCTCAATTCAAATGAATATTCAGGAGCTTTCAACGGCGCTGCAGTACGATATTCCTGTGATTATTGTCAACTTGAATAATCATTTCTTAGGAATGGTAAAGCAGTGGCAAGACATGATTTATGCCGGCCGTCACTCCCAGTCTTATATGGATTCAGTACCTGATTTTGCCAAGATTTCTGAAGCTTATGGCCATGTAGGCATGACCATTAGCAACCCAGCAGAATTAGAGGCGGGGCTTAAAAAAGCACTTAGCATGAAAGACAAGCTGGTGTTTATGGATATTCACGTCGATGAGACCGAGCACGTTCACCCGATGCAGATCCGCGGTGGTGCGATGAATGAGATGTGGCTAAGCAAAACGGAGAAAAGCTAA
- the ilvN gene encoding acetolactate synthase small subunit, translating to MRRIICVLLENQPGALSRVVGLFSQRGYNIETLTVAPTEDKTLSRLTVTVNADEYILEQIEKQLHKLIDILKVSNITESSHVERELALIKVKAHGENREEVKRLADIFRGQIVDVTQSLYTVQLIGTSEKLDACIAALADVTKVIEISRSGVVGLARGEKAMKA from the coding sequence ATGCGTCGTATTATATGTGTATTACTTGAAAACCAACCCGGCGCCCTTTCACGAGTTGTCGGTCTGTTTTCACAGCGCGGTTATAATATCGAGACTTTAACCGTTGCGCCTACAGAAGATAAAACCCTATCTCGTTTGACGGTTACCGTTAATGCCGATGAGTATATTCTTGAGCAGATCGAGAAACAGCTACACAAGCTAATAGACATACTTAAGGTATCTAATATCACCGAGTCGTCCCATGTTGAGCGAGAGCTCGCCTTAATTAAAGTTAAGGCGCATGGTGAAAACCGTGAAGAAGTTAAACGCCTAGCCGATATTTTCCGTGGCCAGATAGTAGATGTAACTCAGAGCCTGTATACGGTGCAGTTAATAGGTACCAGTGAGAAGCTCGATGCCTGTATTGCGGCACTAGCCGATGTCACCAAAGTGATTGAGATTTCACGCTCTGGCGTGGTCGGTTTAGCTCGTGGCGAAAAGGCAATGAAAGCTTAA